In the genome of Neodiprion pinetum isolate iyNeoPine1 chromosome 2, iyNeoPine1.2, whole genome shotgun sequence, one region contains:
- the HDAC6 gene encoding histone deacetylase 6 isoform X1, with product MTDTNASGNSLFTAARQLAESEIHLIQVIEGTRRSNRKVAKSNMTTTVKNVGGKKSAKSMSARPSAALAAAKREAAERKLVHPKKSGNTILRDIYQKAMDAQTITRGETGLVWDRSMEEHRCLWDSTYPECPERFTRILERCKDLGLISRCRVIEAREATHKEILLKHTQQHIDVLKETAECKDEDNLEKLASKYDSIYIHPSTYRLSLLATGSTIILLESICKKKVQNGMAIIRPPGHHAMKAEYCGYCYFNNVAIAAQKMLNDNLASRILIVDWDVHHGQATQQMFYNDPRVVYFSIHRYEHAEFWPNLRESNYDYVGEKKGEGYNFNVPLNKTGMTNADYIAIFQQLLLPMAYEFQPDLVIVSAGYDAALGCLEFCPDIVIVSAGFDSAIGDEKGEMNVTPACYAHLLHPLMGLAGGKVAVVLEGGYCLKSLAEGAALTLRTLLGDPCPMLHALEKPSRSIQESILNVIYAHKSYWSCYQYQDTHSLNVPANSIEEKNNRHLPNIIFKNREPKPEIYDTRNCYPVPSAELAAEFDTKLNLLIEFTNLNKAPNKVCIVYDDRMLCHTNIVDNTHPERPERISGIFSKHEEYGFLKRCHLLQGRMATEEELSLAHSKTYIEMIKKTSSTKLKDLSKQASELKSVYLHTETWKSASVSAGCLLQVVDSVLTGESQSGLAIVRPPGHHAERDTACGFCIFNNVAVAARYAIKNYNLKRVLIVDWDVHHGNGTQSILETDPQILYASIHRYDNAGFFPNSKRANYTVTGTGPGEGYNVNIPWNKKGMGDPEYIASFQQVIMPIAYQFNPELILVSAGFDACIGDPLGGCNVSPEVYGHLTHSLSSLANGRVILSLEGGYNVSSISYASLMCTKALLGDPLVMIDLQQPPCSSAINSINNVLRTHKQYWPNLMFQKSLPKENVLPKLKTTTSRNKSEKRRGASRKTSESKIVFEDIESEKLEISLPIDKFSLNIVTDEEINKLQNEIENLKIKNFESDSLDFDSSGGHEIHTGIPKKYEEINEANYGKTCVNPNQNQGSDRRNDEGDQSGSRGGNNPNDLSGAAGAAGAGSLMQYLSENMQALVDGEMFAIVPLRDCPHLPTVEEVPADGIDVRAPCQECNSTAENWICLQCYTVHCARSINEHAVTHGEATQHPMTLSFSDLSVWCYGCEAYIDNPRLYAARNAVHRSKFNQDLPWTYNNLEIA from the exons ATG ACAGACACAAATGCCAGTGGGAACAGCCTATTTACTGCCGCTAGACAATTGGCAGAGAGTGAAATACATCTGATCCAGGTGATAGAAGGGACCAGAAGAAGTAACAGAAAAGTTGCAAAAAGCAACATGACCACAACAGTGAAAAATGTTGGCGGTAAAAAATCAGCCAAATCGATGAGT GCCAGGCCTTCGGCGGCGTTGGCGGCAGCAAAGCGAGAGGCAGCAGAGCGAAAGCTTGTCCACCCGAAAAAATCTGGAAACACTATCCTCAGAGACATTTACCAGAAGGCCATGGACGCCCAGACAATAACGCGTGGCGAAACAGGTCTTGTTTGGGATAGGTCGATGGAAGAACACCGGTGTCTTTGGGATTCGACATATCCGGAATGCCCTGAGAGGTTCACAAGGATTCTGGAAAGATGCAAAGACTTGGGCTTGATCAGTCGCTGCAGGGTTATAGAAGCGCGTGAAGCCACTCATAAAGAAATATTACTCAAACACACACAGCAGCATATTGATGTGCTGAAAGAAACTGCAGAATGCAAAGACGAGGACAATCTTGAAAAGTTGGCTTCAAAATATGACTCTATTTACATTCATCCT TCGACTTATAGATTATCGCTGCTGGCTACTGGCTCAACGATAATTTTGCTGGAAAgcatatgtaaaaaaaaagtacaaaacgGGATGGCTATAATCAG GCCGCCAGGTCATCATGCAATGAAGGCTGAATATTGTGGCTACTGTTACTTCAACAACGTAGCTATTGCTGCACAGAAAATGCTCAATGATAATTTGGCAAGCAGAATATTAATCGTTGACTGGGACGTTCATCACGGACAAGCAACCCAACAAATGTTTTACAATGATCCGAG AGTTGTTTACTTCTCCATCCATCGATACGAACATGCCGAGTTTTGGCCAAATCTTAGGGAATCAAATTACGATTACGTTGGGGAGAAAAAAGGGGAAGGTTACAATTTCAACGTTCCCCTCAACAAAACTGGAATGACAAATGCTGACTATATCGCCATATTTCAACAGCTCCTTCTTCCAATGGCTTATGAG TTTCAACCGGACCTTGTTATTGTCTCAGCTGGTTACGACGCAGCTCTTGGCTGCCTTGag TTTTGTCCTGACATTGTCATTGTGTCTGCCGGATTCGATTCAGCAATTGGCGATGAGAAG gGTGAAATGAACGTGACGCCAGCTTGTTACGCGCATCTTTTACATCCATTGATGGGGTTAGCTGGTGGTAAAGTTGCGGTTGTATTGGAG GGTGGGTATTGCCTAAAATCTCTAGCAGAAGGAGCTGCGTTAACTTTAAGAACATTACTGGGAGATCCTTGCCCAATGTTGCATGCGCTAGAAAAACCGTCTCGCAG CATACAGGAATCTATTCTGAATGTCATATATGCCCACAAAAGTTATTGGAGTTGTTACCAATATCAAGACACGCACAGCTTAAATGTTCCAGCAAATAGTATAGAGGAAAAGAACAACAGACACCTGCCCAACATTATTTTTAA AAATCGGGAGCCTAAACCAGAGATTTACGACACGCGAAATTGTTATCCAGTTCCGAGTGCAGAGTTAGCTGCCGAGTTCGACACCAAGTTAAATTTATTGATCGAAT TTACAAATTTGAACAAAGCGCCTAACAAAGTTTGCATTGTTTATGACGACAGAATGCTCTGTCATACAAATATTGTGGATAATACCCACCCAGAAAGGCCTGAGAGAATATCgggaattttttccaaacacGAAGAATATGGATTTCTCAAACGATGCCATTTGCTCCAA GGAAGAATGGCGACGGAGGAAGAATTGTCACTGGCTCATTCGAAGACGTATATtgagatgataaaaaaaacctcATCAACAAAGCTGAAAGATCTATCTAAGCAGGCGTCTGAATTAAAGTCAGTCTACCTTCACACCGAGACGTGGAAGAGCGCTTCTGTCTCTGCCGGATGTTTGCTTCAAGTTGTGGATAGCGTCTTGACCGGGGAGAGCCAGTCGGGCTTGGCAATCGTCAGGCCGCCGGGGCATCATGCAGAACGAGATACGGCCTGTGGATTCTGCATATTTAACAACGTGGCTGTCGCTGCCAGATATgctataaaaaattataacttgAAGAG GGTGTTGATAGTCGATTGGGACGTTCACCATGGCAATGGAACCCAGAGTATTTTGGAAACAGATCCTCAGATTCTGTATGCATCGATTCATCGTTACGACAACGCTGGTTTCTTCCCGAATTCGAAGCGGGCGAATTATACAGTGACTGGAACTGGTCCGGGAGAAGGATATAATGTGAATATACCTTGGAACAAAAAAGGGATGGGAGACCCAGAGTACATAGCGAGCTTCCAACAAGTCATCATGCCGATTGCATACCAATTCAATCCTGAACTAATTCTGGTTTCCGCAGGTTTCGATGCCTGCATTGGGGATCCTTTGGGAG GATGCAATGTTTCACCGGAAGTGTATGGTCATCTCACTCACTCGCTGAGTTCTTTGGCAAACGGTCGGGTTATTCTATCACTCGAAGGTGGCTACAACGTCAGTTCGATTTCCTACGCATCATTAATGTGCACGAAAGCCCTGCTTGGAGATCCATTGGTGATGATTGATCTCCAACAACCGCCGTGTTCAAGTGCCATAAACTCGATCAACAATGTGTTACGAACGCACAAGCAATACTGGCCGAATTTAATGTTCCAAAAGTCTTTGCCAAAAGAAAATGTCCTCCCGAAACTCAAAACTACCACGTCTCGCAATAAATCAGAGAAACGTCGTGGTGCTTCCAGAAAAACGTCCGAGTCTAAGATCGTGTTTGAAGATATCGAGTCGGAAAAATTGGAGATCTCTTTGCCAATTGATAAATTCAGCCTGAACATAGTCACGGATGAGGAAATAAACAAGCTACAGaatgagattgaaaatttaaagataaaaaatttcgaaagcgATTCTCTCGATTTTGACAGTTCAGGAGGACATGAAATTCATACAGGAATCCCGAAAAAGTATGAGGAAATCAATG AAGCAAATTACGGTAAAACCTGTGTCAATCCTAATCAAAATCAAGGATCTGATAGACGAAATGACGAAGGTGATCAAAGTGGAAGCAGAGGAGGAAATAATCCTAATGATTTGAGCGGTGCTGCTGGCGCAGCAGGAGCAGGTAGCCTGATGCAGTATCTTTCGGAAAACATGCAG GCACTGGTAGATGGTGAAATGTTTGCTATCGTTCCGCTACGGGATTGTCCTCACTTACCCACTGTCGAAGAAGTGCCAGCGGACGGGATTGACGTTCGAGCTCCTTGCCAAGAGTGCAATAGCACTGCAGAAAACTGGATTTGCCTGCAGTGTTACACGGTACATTGTGCAAGAAGTATCAATGAGCATGCGGTTACTCATGGCGAAGCGACGCAGCATCCGATGACGCTTAGCTTCAGCGATTTGTCTGTCTGGTGTTATGGTTGTGAAGCGTACATTGACAACCCT CGACTTTACGCAGCGAGAAACGCGGTCCATCGAAGTAAATTTAATCAGGACTTACCTTGGACTTACAACAATTTGGAAATTGCTTAA
- the HDAC6 gene encoding histone deacetylase 6 isoform X3 has translation MTDTNASGNSLFTAARQLAESEIHLIQVIEGTRRSNRKVAKSNMTTTVKNVGGKKSAKSMSARPSAALAAAKREAAERKLVHPKKSGNTILRDIYQKAMDAQTITRGETGLVWDRSMEEHRCLWDSTYPECPERFTRILERCKDLGLISRCRVIEAREATHKEILLKHTQQHIDVLKETAECKDEDNLEKLASKYDSIYIHPSTYRLSLLATGSTIILLESICKKKVQNGMAIIRPPGHHAMKAEYCGYCYFNNVAIAAQKMLNDNLASRILIVDWDVHHGQATQQMFYNDPRVVYFSIHRYEHAEFWPNLRESNYDYVGEKKGEGYNFNVPLNKTGMTNADYIAIFQQLLLPMAYEFCPDIVIVSAGFDSAIGDEKGEMNVTPACYAHLLHPLMGLAGGKVAVVLEGGYCLKSLAEGAALTLRTLLGDPCPMLHALEKPSRSIQESILNVIYAHKSYWSCYQYQDTHSLNVPANSIEEKNNRHLPNIIFKNREPKPEIYDTRNCYPVPSAELAAEFDTKLNLLIEFTNLNKAPNKVCIVYDDRMLCHTNIVDNTHPERPERISGIFSKHEEYGFLKRCHLLQGRMATEEELSLAHSKTYIEMIKKTSSTKLKDLSKQASELKSVYLHTETWKSASVSAGCLLQVVDSVLTGESQSGLAIVRPPGHHAERDTACGFCIFNNVAVAARYAIKNYNLKRVLIVDWDVHHGNGTQSILETDPQILYASIHRYDNAGFFPNSKRANYTVTGTGPGEGYNVNIPWNKKGMGDPEYIASFQQVIMPIAYQFNPELILVSAGFDACIGDPLGGCNVSPEVYGHLTHSLSSLANGRVILSLEGGYNVSSISYASLMCTKALLGDPLVMIDLQQPPCSSAINSINNVLRTHKQYWPNLMFQKSLPKENVLPKLKTTTSRNKSEKRRGASRKTSESKIVFEDIESEKLEISLPIDKFSLNIVTDEEINKLQNEIENLKIKNFESDSLDFDSSGGHEIHTGIPKKYEEINEANYGKTCVNPNQNQGSDRRNDEGDQSGSRGGNNPNDLSGAAGAAGAGSLMQYLSENMQALVDGEMFAIVPLRDCPHLPTVEEVPADGIDVRAPCQECNSTAENWICLQCYTVHCARSINEHAVTHGEATQHPMTLSFSDLSVWCYGCEAYIDNPRLYAARNAVHRSKFNQDLPWTYNNLEIA, from the exons ATG ACAGACACAAATGCCAGTGGGAACAGCCTATTTACTGCCGCTAGACAATTGGCAGAGAGTGAAATACATCTGATCCAGGTGATAGAAGGGACCAGAAGAAGTAACAGAAAAGTTGCAAAAAGCAACATGACCACAACAGTGAAAAATGTTGGCGGTAAAAAATCAGCCAAATCGATGAGT GCCAGGCCTTCGGCGGCGTTGGCGGCAGCAAAGCGAGAGGCAGCAGAGCGAAAGCTTGTCCACCCGAAAAAATCTGGAAACACTATCCTCAGAGACATTTACCAGAAGGCCATGGACGCCCAGACAATAACGCGTGGCGAAACAGGTCTTGTTTGGGATAGGTCGATGGAAGAACACCGGTGTCTTTGGGATTCGACATATCCGGAATGCCCTGAGAGGTTCACAAGGATTCTGGAAAGATGCAAAGACTTGGGCTTGATCAGTCGCTGCAGGGTTATAGAAGCGCGTGAAGCCACTCATAAAGAAATATTACTCAAACACACACAGCAGCATATTGATGTGCTGAAAGAAACTGCAGAATGCAAAGACGAGGACAATCTTGAAAAGTTGGCTTCAAAATATGACTCTATTTACATTCATCCT TCGACTTATAGATTATCGCTGCTGGCTACTGGCTCAACGATAATTTTGCTGGAAAgcatatgtaaaaaaaaagtacaaaacgGGATGGCTATAATCAG GCCGCCAGGTCATCATGCAATGAAGGCTGAATATTGTGGCTACTGTTACTTCAACAACGTAGCTATTGCTGCACAGAAAATGCTCAATGATAATTTGGCAAGCAGAATATTAATCGTTGACTGGGACGTTCATCACGGACAAGCAACCCAACAAATGTTTTACAATGATCCGAG AGTTGTTTACTTCTCCATCCATCGATACGAACATGCCGAGTTTTGGCCAAATCTTAGGGAATCAAATTACGATTACGTTGGGGAGAAAAAAGGGGAAGGTTACAATTTCAACGTTCCCCTCAACAAAACTGGAATGACAAATGCTGACTATATCGCCATATTTCAACAGCTCCTTCTTCCAATGGCTTATGAG TTTTGTCCTGACATTGTCATTGTGTCTGCCGGATTCGATTCAGCAATTGGCGATGAGAAG gGTGAAATGAACGTGACGCCAGCTTGTTACGCGCATCTTTTACATCCATTGATGGGGTTAGCTGGTGGTAAAGTTGCGGTTGTATTGGAG GGTGGGTATTGCCTAAAATCTCTAGCAGAAGGAGCTGCGTTAACTTTAAGAACATTACTGGGAGATCCTTGCCCAATGTTGCATGCGCTAGAAAAACCGTCTCGCAG CATACAGGAATCTATTCTGAATGTCATATATGCCCACAAAAGTTATTGGAGTTGTTACCAATATCAAGACACGCACAGCTTAAATGTTCCAGCAAATAGTATAGAGGAAAAGAACAACAGACACCTGCCCAACATTATTTTTAA AAATCGGGAGCCTAAACCAGAGATTTACGACACGCGAAATTGTTATCCAGTTCCGAGTGCAGAGTTAGCTGCCGAGTTCGACACCAAGTTAAATTTATTGATCGAAT TTACAAATTTGAACAAAGCGCCTAACAAAGTTTGCATTGTTTATGACGACAGAATGCTCTGTCATACAAATATTGTGGATAATACCCACCCAGAAAGGCCTGAGAGAATATCgggaattttttccaaacacGAAGAATATGGATTTCTCAAACGATGCCATTTGCTCCAA GGAAGAATGGCGACGGAGGAAGAATTGTCACTGGCTCATTCGAAGACGTATATtgagatgataaaaaaaacctcATCAACAAAGCTGAAAGATCTATCTAAGCAGGCGTCTGAATTAAAGTCAGTCTACCTTCACACCGAGACGTGGAAGAGCGCTTCTGTCTCTGCCGGATGTTTGCTTCAAGTTGTGGATAGCGTCTTGACCGGGGAGAGCCAGTCGGGCTTGGCAATCGTCAGGCCGCCGGGGCATCATGCAGAACGAGATACGGCCTGTGGATTCTGCATATTTAACAACGTGGCTGTCGCTGCCAGATATgctataaaaaattataacttgAAGAG GGTGTTGATAGTCGATTGGGACGTTCACCATGGCAATGGAACCCAGAGTATTTTGGAAACAGATCCTCAGATTCTGTATGCATCGATTCATCGTTACGACAACGCTGGTTTCTTCCCGAATTCGAAGCGGGCGAATTATACAGTGACTGGAACTGGTCCGGGAGAAGGATATAATGTGAATATACCTTGGAACAAAAAAGGGATGGGAGACCCAGAGTACATAGCGAGCTTCCAACAAGTCATCATGCCGATTGCATACCAATTCAATCCTGAACTAATTCTGGTTTCCGCAGGTTTCGATGCCTGCATTGGGGATCCTTTGGGAG GATGCAATGTTTCACCGGAAGTGTATGGTCATCTCACTCACTCGCTGAGTTCTTTGGCAAACGGTCGGGTTATTCTATCACTCGAAGGTGGCTACAACGTCAGTTCGATTTCCTACGCATCATTAATGTGCACGAAAGCCCTGCTTGGAGATCCATTGGTGATGATTGATCTCCAACAACCGCCGTGTTCAAGTGCCATAAACTCGATCAACAATGTGTTACGAACGCACAAGCAATACTGGCCGAATTTAATGTTCCAAAAGTCTTTGCCAAAAGAAAATGTCCTCCCGAAACTCAAAACTACCACGTCTCGCAATAAATCAGAGAAACGTCGTGGTGCTTCCAGAAAAACGTCCGAGTCTAAGATCGTGTTTGAAGATATCGAGTCGGAAAAATTGGAGATCTCTTTGCCAATTGATAAATTCAGCCTGAACATAGTCACGGATGAGGAAATAAACAAGCTACAGaatgagattgaaaatttaaagataaaaaatttcgaaagcgATTCTCTCGATTTTGACAGTTCAGGAGGACATGAAATTCATACAGGAATCCCGAAAAAGTATGAGGAAATCAATG AAGCAAATTACGGTAAAACCTGTGTCAATCCTAATCAAAATCAAGGATCTGATAGACGAAATGACGAAGGTGATCAAAGTGGAAGCAGAGGAGGAAATAATCCTAATGATTTGAGCGGTGCTGCTGGCGCAGCAGGAGCAGGTAGCCTGATGCAGTATCTTTCGGAAAACATGCAG GCACTGGTAGATGGTGAAATGTTTGCTATCGTTCCGCTACGGGATTGTCCTCACTTACCCACTGTCGAAGAAGTGCCAGCGGACGGGATTGACGTTCGAGCTCCTTGCCAAGAGTGCAATAGCACTGCAGAAAACTGGATTTGCCTGCAGTGTTACACGGTACATTGTGCAAGAAGTATCAATGAGCATGCGGTTACTCATGGCGAAGCGACGCAGCATCCGATGACGCTTAGCTTCAGCGATTTGTCTGTCTGGTGTTATGGTTGTGAAGCGTACATTGACAACCCT CGACTTTACGCAGCGAGAAACGCGGTCCATCGAAGTAAATTTAATCAGGACTTACCTTGGACTTACAACAATTTGGAAATTGCTTAA
- the HDAC6 gene encoding histone deacetylase 6 isoform X2, whose product MTDTNASGNSLFTAARQLAESEIHLIQVIEGTRRSNRKVAKSNMTTTVKNVGGKKSAKSMSARPSAALAAAKREAAERKLVHPKKSGNTILRDIYQKAMDAQTITRGETGLVWDRSMEEHRCLWDSTYPECPERFTRILERCKDLGLISRCRVIEAREATHKEILLKHTQQHIDVLKETAECKDEDNLEKLASKYDSIYIHPSTYRLSLLATGSTIILLESICKKKVQNGMAIIRPPGHHAMKAEYCGYCYFNNVAIAAQKMLNDNLASRILIVDWDVHHGQATQQMFYNDPRVVYFSIHRYEHAEFWPNLRESNYDYVGEKKGEGYNFNVPLNKTGMTNADYIAIFQQLLLPMAYEFQPDLVIVSAGYDAALGCLEGEMNVTPACYAHLLHPLMGLAGGKVAVVLEGGYCLKSLAEGAALTLRTLLGDPCPMLHALEKPSRSIQESILNVIYAHKSYWSCYQYQDTHSLNVPANSIEEKNNRHLPNIIFKNREPKPEIYDTRNCYPVPSAELAAEFDTKLNLLIEFTNLNKAPNKVCIVYDDRMLCHTNIVDNTHPERPERISGIFSKHEEYGFLKRCHLLQGRMATEEELSLAHSKTYIEMIKKTSSTKLKDLSKQASELKSVYLHTETWKSASVSAGCLLQVVDSVLTGESQSGLAIVRPPGHHAERDTACGFCIFNNVAVAARYAIKNYNLKRVLIVDWDVHHGNGTQSILETDPQILYASIHRYDNAGFFPNSKRANYTVTGTGPGEGYNVNIPWNKKGMGDPEYIASFQQVIMPIAYQFNPELILVSAGFDACIGDPLGGCNVSPEVYGHLTHSLSSLANGRVILSLEGGYNVSSISYASLMCTKALLGDPLVMIDLQQPPCSSAINSINNVLRTHKQYWPNLMFQKSLPKENVLPKLKTTTSRNKSEKRRGASRKTSESKIVFEDIESEKLEISLPIDKFSLNIVTDEEINKLQNEIENLKIKNFESDSLDFDSSGGHEIHTGIPKKYEEINEANYGKTCVNPNQNQGSDRRNDEGDQSGSRGGNNPNDLSGAAGAAGAGSLMQYLSENMQALVDGEMFAIVPLRDCPHLPTVEEVPADGIDVRAPCQECNSTAENWICLQCYTVHCARSINEHAVTHGEATQHPMTLSFSDLSVWCYGCEAYIDNPRLYAARNAVHRSKFNQDLPWTYNNLEIA is encoded by the exons ATG ACAGACACAAATGCCAGTGGGAACAGCCTATTTACTGCCGCTAGACAATTGGCAGAGAGTGAAATACATCTGATCCAGGTGATAGAAGGGACCAGAAGAAGTAACAGAAAAGTTGCAAAAAGCAACATGACCACAACAGTGAAAAATGTTGGCGGTAAAAAATCAGCCAAATCGATGAGT GCCAGGCCTTCGGCGGCGTTGGCGGCAGCAAAGCGAGAGGCAGCAGAGCGAAAGCTTGTCCACCCGAAAAAATCTGGAAACACTATCCTCAGAGACATTTACCAGAAGGCCATGGACGCCCAGACAATAACGCGTGGCGAAACAGGTCTTGTTTGGGATAGGTCGATGGAAGAACACCGGTGTCTTTGGGATTCGACATATCCGGAATGCCCTGAGAGGTTCACAAGGATTCTGGAAAGATGCAAAGACTTGGGCTTGATCAGTCGCTGCAGGGTTATAGAAGCGCGTGAAGCCACTCATAAAGAAATATTACTCAAACACACACAGCAGCATATTGATGTGCTGAAAGAAACTGCAGAATGCAAAGACGAGGACAATCTTGAAAAGTTGGCTTCAAAATATGACTCTATTTACATTCATCCT TCGACTTATAGATTATCGCTGCTGGCTACTGGCTCAACGATAATTTTGCTGGAAAgcatatgtaaaaaaaaagtacaaaacgGGATGGCTATAATCAG GCCGCCAGGTCATCATGCAATGAAGGCTGAATATTGTGGCTACTGTTACTTCAACAACGTAGCTATTGCTGCACAGAAAATGCTCAATGATAATTTGGCAAGCAGAATATTAATCGTTGACTGGGACGTTCATCACGGACAAGCAACCCAACAAATGTTTTACAATGATCCGAG AGTTGTTTACTTCTCCATCCATCGATACGAACATGCCGAGTTTTGGCCAAATCTTAGGGAATCAAATTACGATTACGTTGGGGAGAAAAAAGGGGAAGGTTACAATTTCAACGTTCCCCTCAACAAAACTGGAATGACAAATGCTGACTATATCGCCATATTTCAACAGCTCCTTCTTCCAATGGCTTATGAG TTTCAACCGGACCTTGTTATTGTCTCAGCTGGTTACGACGCAGCTCTTGGCTGCCTTGag gGTGAAATGAACGTGACGCCAGCTTGTTACGCGCATCTTTTACATCCATTGATGGGGTTAGCTGGTGGTAAAGTTGCGGTTGTATTGGAG GGTGGGTATTGCCTAAAATCTCTAGCAGAAGGAGCTGCGTTAACTTTAAGAACATTACTGGGAGATCCTTGCCCAATGTTGCATGCGCTAGAAAAACCGTCTCGCAG CATACAGGAATCTATTCTGAATGTCATATATGCCCACAAAAGTTATTGGAGTTGTTACCAATATCAAGACACGCACAGCTTAAATGTTCCAGCAAATAGTATAGAGGAAAAGAACAACAGACACCTGCCCAACATTATTTTTAA AAATCGGGAGCCTAAACCAGAGATTTACGACACGCGAAATTGTTATCCAGTTCCGAGTGCAGAGTTAGCTGCCGAGTTCGACACCAAGTTAAATTTATTGATCGAAT TTACAAATTTGAACAAAGCGCCTAACAAAGTTTGCATTGTTTATGACGACAGAATGCTCTGTCATACAAATATTGTGGATAATACCCACCCAGAAAGGCCTGAGAGAATATCgggaattttttccaaacacGAAGAATATGGATTTCTCAAACGATGCCATTTGCTCCAA GGAAGAATGGCGACGGAGGAAGAATTGTCACTGGCTCATTCGAAGACGTATATtgagatgataaaaaaaacctcATCAACAAAGCTGAAAGATCTATCTAAGCAGGCGTCTGAATTAAAGTCAGTCTACCTTCACACCGAGACGTGGAAGAGCGCTTCTGTCTCTGCCGGATGTTTGCTTCAAGTTGTGGATAGCGTCTTGACCGGGGAGAGCCAGTCGGGCTTGGCAATCGTCAGGCCGCCGGGGCATCATGCAGAACGAGATACGGCCTGTGGATTCTGCATATTTAACAACGTGGCTGTCGCTGCCAGATATgctataaaaaattataacttgAAGAG GGTGTTGATAGTCGATTGGGACGTTCACCATGGCAATGGAACCCAGAGTATTTTGGAAACAGATCCTCAGATTCTGTATGCATCGATTCATCGTTACGACAACGCTGGTTTCTTCCCGAATTCGAAGCGGGCGAATTATACAGTGACTGGAACTGGTCCGGGAGAAGGATATAATGTGAATATACCTTGGAACAAAAAAGGGATGGGAGACCCAGAGTACATAGCGAGCTTCCAACAAGTCATCATGCCGATTGCATACCAATTCAATCCTGAACTAATTCTGGTTTCCGCAGGTTTCGATGCCTGCATTGGGGATCCTTTGGGAG GATGCAATGTTTCACCGGAAGTGTATGGTCATCTCACTCACTCGCTGAGTTCTTTGGCAAACGGTCGGGTTATTCTATCACTCGAAGGTGGCTACAACGTCAGTTCGATTTCCTACGCATCATTAATGTGCACGAAAGCCCTGCTTGGAGATCCATTGGTGATGATTGATCTCCAACAACCGCCGTGTTCAAGTGCCATAAACTCGATCAACAATGTGTTACGAACGCACAAGCAATACTGGCCGAATTTAATGTTCCAAAAGTCTTTGCCAAAAGAAAATGTCCTCCCGAAACTCAAAACTACCACGTCTCGCAATAAATCAGAGAAACGTCGTGGTGCTTCCAGAAAAACGTCCGAGTCTAAGATCGTGTTTGAAGATATCGAGTCGGAAAAATTGGAGATCTCTTTGCCAATTGATAAATTCAGCCTGAACATAGTCACGGATGAGGAAATAAACAAGCTACAGaatgagattgaaaatttaaagataaaaaatttcgaaagcgATTCTCTCGATTTTGACAGTTCAGGAGGACATGAAATTCATACAGGAATCCCGAAAAAGTATGAGGAAATCAATG AAGCAAATTACGGTAAAACCTGTGTCAATCCTAATCAAAATCAAGGATCTGATAGACGAAATGACGAAGGTGATCAAAGTGGAAGCAGAGGAGGAAATAATCCTAATGATTTGAGCGGTGCTGCTGGCGCAGCAGGAGCAGGTAGCCTGATGCAGTATCTTTCGGAAAACATGCAG GCACTGGTAGATGGTGAAATGTTTGCTATCGTTCCGCTACGGGATTGTCCTCACTTACCCACTGTCGAAGAAGTGCCAGCGGACGGGATTGACGTTCGAGCTCCTTGCCAAGAGTGCAATAGCACTGCAGAAAACTGGATTTGCCTGCAGTGTTACACGGTACATTGTGCAAGAAGTATCAATGAGCATGCGGTTACTCATGGCGAAGCGACGCAGCATCCGATGACGCTTAGCTTCAGCGATTTGTCTGTCTGGTGTTATGGTTGTGAAGCGTACATTGACAACCCT CGACTTTACGCAGCGAGAAACGCGGTCCATCGAAGTAAATTTAATCAGGACTTACCTTGGACTTACAACAATTTGGAAATTGCTTAA